A segment of the Desulfofundulus kuznetsovii DSM 6115 genome:
ATTTCCTGGATTAAGGAATCCAGAGGAACATGGTGCCCCTGGGCCTGCAAATCCAGCTGGCGACGCCTGGCCCGTGCTTCGGGCGAGGCGGTAAGGAAAATTTTTAATTTTGCGTCTGGAAGAACCACTGTGCCCACATCCCGCCCATCCATAACCACATTTTTACATCTCGCCATCTCCCGCTGCCGGCGCACCATGATTTCCCGCACTCCGGGCAGCCTGGCCACCAGTGAAACATGGCGTGAGACTTCCGGTTCCCTGATGGCCCGGGTTACGTCTTCGCCGTCAAGAAAAACCCGGGTCAGACGGTCGGGATCAGTGGTTAACTCTATCCGGCTCTGATTGGCCAGTGCCTTTAAAGACTCTTCATCGGCGAGGTTTAATCCCCGGCGCAGGGCCTTCAAGGTTATAGCCCGGTACATGGCTCCGGTATCGATGTATAAAAAGCCCAACCGCCGGGCCAGTTCCCGGGCCACCGTACTTTTACCCGCCCCGGCCGGGCCGTCAATGGCTATAGACATGCTCGGAACCATGGTCATCTCCCTATTATAGTAACACAAATATCTCATTAATTTCGACACCGCAAAATATTTTCCTTTCAATAAGAGAAAAAAGAAGCCGGGGGAAATCCTCCCGGCATTAGTCTACCCGTAAAGAGCTTAAAATACTGGCGAACCCGGGGAAGGAAACATCAACACATCCCGCATCCTGAATTACCGTTTTGCCCCGGGCGGCCAGACCGGCTACGGCCATAGCCATGGCTATGCGGTGGTCCCCGTGGCTGGTGCATGAGGTCCCCGTGAGTGGCCGGCCACCCCGCACCCGGAGGCCGTCGGCCAGCGCCTCCACTTCCACGCCAAATTTCCTCAGTTCTTCCACCACGGTGGCAATGCGGTTGCTCTCTTTCACCTTCAGCTCCGCGGCATCCCTTACCTCCAGTTCCCCTTCTGCCAGGGCGCCAGCTACGGCCAGAACGGGAATTTCATCGATGAGGCGGGGAATCAATTCCCCACCGATGGTCACGCCTCTAAGACGGGAATGGCGAACCCGGATGTCGGCTACCGGCTCACCACCCAGCTGGTGCCGGTTGATAACCTCCAGATCGGCACCCATAGCCCGCATCACTTCCAGAATGCCGTCCCGGGTGGGGTTGATTCCCACTTCCCGTATGGTCACGTCGGAGCCGGGTACCACCGCCGCCGCCACCATAAGGAAAGCAGCCGAGGAAATATCTCCCGGCACCGTTACCCGGCGCCCCGCCAGGACCTGCCCGCCCTTTATTGTAACGGTGAGCCCCTCTTTATATATTTCAGCGCCAAAGTATTGCAGCATGCGTTCCGTATGATCCCGGGACGGAGCCGGTTCAACGACCCGGGTTTCGCCCCGGGCCGAAAGGCCGGCCAGCAACAGGGCCGACTTTACCTGGGCGCTGGCTACGGGCAGGGAAAAGCTGCCGCCCTGCAGTTCACCACCCCGCACCGCCAGGGGAGCCAGATTGGCCCCCTGGCGCCCCCAGATGCGGGCACCCATCCGGGATAAGGGGGCGGTGACCCGTTTCATGGGCCGCCGGCGCAGGGAGGCGTCCCCGGTAATTACGGTAAAAAAGGGCAACCCGGCCAGTATGCCCAGCATAAGGCGTATGGTTGTCCCTGAATTGCCTGCGTCCAGCACGTTTTCCGGTTCCTTCAGGCCCGCAGGACCCCGGCCGTGTACCGTGAGCCGGCCTTTTTCATCGGGGCCGGTGAAAGACACTCCCATTTCGGCCAGGCATTTCACTGTGGCCAGGCAATCGGCACCCATGAGAAAATTTTCAATACGGGTATCACCTTCAGCCAGGGCGCCCAGCATGGCCGCCCGGTGTGAGATGGATTTATCCCCGGGAACCCTGGTGATCCCCCGTAGCGCCCGGGGTGGGGTAATTTCCAGGTTCATACCCTGCCTGCCTTTCACTCATTTTTTTACCTGACTCTGTAAATAGTACCTGCTGCCGTTTGCACGCGCTCGCTCCGTTCGCCTCGCAGGCCAAACTAGCGCTCGACCTCGGACTCCGGCGGGGTTCCCGGCAAATTTGGAAGTTGGAAGTCAGATGTCAGAGGTTAGAACTAATGTTGGAATTCGCTGCGCGAATTCCCTTCCTCTGTTTCGACTTCTAACTTCCGACCTCTAATCTCCATTTCGGGCATCCATGCCCTCGGCCCCGCCTCCGCCCTCGGTCTCGCTAAGTTTGGCTGCTGCTCGGCTCAATGTCGCTCGCTTCTGTGCAAAACGGCAGTGACGCTGAAAGCGTCATCAGTGTCTTTTCACTACCTGGTAGCCGGCCTGTCTTAAGATATTCGCCGCTTCGTCCTGTTCGGTGGCGGTGGCGAAGGCCAGGCGTATGGAGCCCCCTTCTCCTTCCCGCACCCGGAGGATTTCGATGTCGCCAATGTTGATACCAGCTTCTCCCAACAGGCCGGCTATTTTAGCAATCATCCCCGGGCGATCGGGAACCCCCACCACTATCTCGTACATGGCCCCCAGATATCCCCGCATGCGGGCGGGGATTTTTTTACGTATCTGGCTGGCCCGTTCTAAAAGGCCGAGGATTTTTTCCCCCTCCCCTTTTTTAATAACTTTTTCCAGCTGATCCAGCTCCCGGCGAAAGACGGCCAGAACTTCGGAAACAGCCTTTGTGTTGGAGAGAAAAATGTCCCGCCACATCGGGGGATTACCGGCAGCCACCCGGGTGGTGTCCCGGAACCCCCCGGCGCCCAGGGGGAGAAAGCCTTCTCCCCCCGGTAAATCCACCAGGGTATTCACCAGGGCCACGGCCACCAGGTGGGGCAGGTGGCTGACGGCGGCCACCGCCCGGTCGTGTTCTGCAGGGGTCATTTCCACTATTTTAGCCCCCACCCCGGCGGCCAGTGACCTCACCCGTTCCAGGGCCGGCGGGGGGGTATCCGGGAGAGGTGTGATGATGTAAAAGGCGTTTTCAAAAAGGTAGGAGTCCGCCCCGGCCATTCCCGTATATTCCGAGCCGGCCATGGGGTGACCGCCTACAAACCAGGCCCCCGGGGGCATTATTTCCGCCGCCCGGGTGCAGACCACCGCCTTGGTGCTGCCCACATCGGTGACCACCGTACCCGGGGAAAGATGCGCTTTCAGCCGGGTCAGGACGGCCAGGGTTTCACTCACCGGTGTGGCCAGGATGACCAGTTCCGATCCGGATACCGCTTCCGCAGCATCAAATGACGCTTCGTGTACGGCCCCTGATTCCTGAGCCAGGCGAAGGTTTTCCGGGTTTTTGTCCACCCCTACCACCCGGCGGGCCAGGGAGCGGCGGCGCAGGGCCAGCCCCAGAGAACCCCCCATTAAACCCACGCCGATGATGGTCACCTGGTTAAACATCAGCCACTCCCCCGGCCAGCTGGCGGTTTACGGCCCGGGCTACACCGCGTAATTCCTTCATCATGTGGGCAAAATTTTCCGGGGTTAAGGACTGCGGGCCGTCGCACAGTGCTTCCGCCGGGTTGGGATGCACCTCGACCAGCAGGCCGTCGGCACCGGCGGCGACCGCCGCCCGGGCCATGGTGGGCACAAACCGCCATTTACCGATGCCGTGGCTGGGGTCTACCACCACCGGCAGGTGGCTTAAGTATTTAACCACCGGCACGGCGGTAAGATCCAGGGTGTTGCGGGTGTAGTTTTCAAAGGTGCGGATGCCCCGCTCGCACAGGATTACTTTATGGTTGCCCCCGGACATAATGTATTCTGCTGCCATGAGCCACTCTTCAATGGTGCAGGAAAGGCCGCGTTTTAAAAGGACAGGTTTATCGACCCGGGCCACTTCCCGCAGGAGGAAGAAGTTTTGCATGTTCCGGGCACCGATTTGTAGAATGTCGGCGTATTCCGCCACCAGGGGCAGGGTGCGTACATCCATTACTTCCGTGACTACTTTTAGCCCGGTGAGTTCCCGGGCCTCGGCCAGAAGCTTCAAACCCTCCTCTTCCAGCCCCTGAAAGGAGTAGGGGGAAGTACGGGGTTTGAAAGCACCTCCCCGTAAAATGGTAGCCCCGGCAGCTTTCACCTGCCGGGCCGCCTCCAGCAACTGTTCCCGGCTTTCCACCGCACAGGGGCCGGCCATTACATGGATCTCTTCCCCCCCGATGGCCAGATCCCCCACCATGACCACGCTGTCTTCCGGATGAAAGGCCCGGCTGGCCAGCTTGTAGGGCTGGAGCACCGGCATTACCTTTTCCACGCCGGGCATGGCTTCCAGGGCCATATCCCCCAGGCGGGTGCGGTCGCCAATGATCCCGATGATGGTCCGCTCTACACCTCGGGAGAGATGTACTTGAAAACCGCTTTTTTCCAGCCGACCCACTACTGCTTCTATCTGCTCACCGGTTGCATTTTGTTGCATGACGACAATCATTTTCTTACCTCCCGTACTGTCCGTACTGCCGTTATTTTACCCGTAAAACCGAACAGGGCACCCTTTCAGGAGGTGCCCG
Coding sequences within it:
- the aroF gene encoding 3-deoxy-7-phosphoheptulonate synthase; this encodes MIVVMQQNATGEQIEAVVGRLEKSGFQVHLSRGVERTIIGIIGDRTRLGDMALEAMPGVEKVMPVLQPYKLASRAFHPEDSVVMVGDLAIGGEEIHVMAGPCAVESREQLLEAARQVKAAGATILRGGAFKPRTSPYSFQGLEEEGLKLLAEARELTGLKVVTEVMDVRTLPLVAEYADILQIGARNMQNFFLLREVARVDKPVLLKRGLSCTIEEWLMAAEYIMSGGNHKVILCERGIRTFENYTRNTLDLTAVPVVKYLSHLPVVVDPSHGIGKWRFVPTMARAAVAAGADGLLVEVHPNPAEALCDGPQSLTPENFAHMMKELRGVARAVNRQLAGGVADV
- the cmk gene encoding (d)CMP kinase: MVPSMSIAIDGPAGAGKSTVARELARRLGFLYIDTGAMYRAITLKALRRGLNLADEESLKALANQSRIELTTDPDRLTRVFLDGEDVTRAIREPEVSRHVSLVARLPGVREIMVRRQREMARCKNVVMDGRDVGTVVLPDAKLKIFLTASPEARARRRQLDLQAQGHHVPLDSLIQEIAERDRQDSCRSVAPLIPAPDAWIIDSSHLSAEQVVEMIAARVLGRSS
- the aroA gene encoding 3-phosphoshikimate 1-carboxyvinyltransferase, whose amino-acid sequence is MNLEITPPRALRGITRVPGDKSISHRAAMLGALAEGDTRIENFLMGADCLATVKCLAEMGVSFTGPDEKGRLTVHGRGPAGLKEPENVLDAGNSGTTIRLMLGILAGLPFFTVITGDASLRRRPMKRVTAPLSRMGARIWGRQGANLAPLAVRGGELQGGSFSLPVASAQVKSALLLAGLSARGETRVVEPAPSRDHTERMLQYFGAEIYKEGLTVTIKGGQVLAGRRVTVPGDISSAAFLMVAAAVVPGSDVTIREVGINPTRDGILEVMRAMGADLEVINRHQLGGEPVADIRVRHSRLRGVTIGGELIPRLIDEIPVLAVAGALAEGELEVRDAAELKVKESNRIATVVEELRKFGVEVEALADGLRVRGGRPLTGTSCTSHGDHRIAMAMAVAGLAARGKTVIQDAGCVDVSFPGFASILSSLRVD
- a CDS encoding prephenate dehydrogenase; translated protein: MFNQVTIIGVGLMGGSLGLALRRRSLARRVVGVDKNPENLRLAQESGAVHEASFDAAEAVSGSELVILATPVSETLAVLTRLKAHLSPGTVVTDVGSTKAVVCTRAAEIMPPGAWFVGGHPMAGSEYTGMAGADSYLFENAFYIITPLPDTPPPALERVRSLAAGVGAKIVEMTPAEHDRAVAAVSHLPHLVAVALVNTLVDLPGGEGFLPLGAGGFRDTTRVAAGNPPMWRDIFLSNTKAVSEVLAVFRRELDQLEKVIKKGEGEKILGLLERASQIRKKIPARMRGYLGAMYEIVVGVPDRPGMIAKIAGLLGEAGINIGDIEILRVREGEGGSIRLAFATATEQDEAANILRQAGYQVVKRH